A part of Thermosphaera sp. genomic DNA contains:
- a CDS encoding nucleotidyltransferase domain-containing protein, whose protein sequence is MVREKIERTPEFKEVTYDSRHWALLNELRREALKIMQVFAASGFKPVVHGSLARGDVWEGSDVDVFIPYTIPSYRLEYILEASGLQARKKYIVMATPVNTPKAYIILDDEERRTVSFPLSNLKTREYEFYKFGGLLDIDGLLENKRVPGVNKKLVFIEPVETGHLESPVIGYENIVAQKLGISVETVLERVRVLSRRDSVGRTGVFLKHVLRPDETFEQAIQELSRRNSIVRRVLQP, encoded by the coding sequence GTGGTTAGGGAGAAGATTGAAAGGACGCCCGAGTTTAAAGAAGTAACTTACGACTCGAGACACTGGGCCCTGCTGAACGAGTTGAGGAGGGAGGCTTTAAAGATAATGCAGGTTTTCGCGGCAAGCGGGTTCAAACCCGTTGTCCACGGTAGCTTGGCCAGGGGGGATGTCTGGGAGGGAAGCGATGTAGACGTCTTCATCCCGTACACCATACCCTCCTACAGGCTTGAATACATCTTGGAGGCCTCGGGGCTACAGGCTAGAAAGAAGTACATAGTGATGGCTACGCCGGTTAACACGCCCAAGGCCTACATCATCCTTGACGACGAGGAGCGCAGGACGGTGAGCTTCCCATTGTCCAACTTGAAGACCCGTGAATACGAGTTCTACAAGTTCGGGGGTTTGCTTGACATCGACGGCTTGCTTGAGAATAAGCGGGTCCCCGGGGTTAACAAGAAGCTAGTTTTCATCGAGCCCGTTGAGACCGGCCACTTGGAATCCCCCGTAATCGGCTACGAGAACATCGTCGCCCAGAAGCTCGGAATCAGCGTTGAAACCGTGCTCGAAAGGGTGAGAGTCCTGAGCAGGAGGGACAGCGTTGGCAGAACCGGCGTCTTCCTGAAACACGTTCTCCGGCCTGATGAAACGTTCGAGCAAGCCATTCAAGAACTATCGAGGAGGAACAGCATTGTGAGGAGGGTTCTCCAACCCTAG
- a CDS encoding glucodextranase DOMON-like domain-containing protein: MYRQLFTIILLSLVIVGFAVIPPRVESAESKIYVAFVWHYHQPWYYSVDESYFTLPWVRMHSVGNYYKMAYILSKYPDVKGTFTFSGSLLEMLVDYVENGKMDVRQIISWKIVNGTVNKTEVFSALRTPGGFFDINWNRIVNVIPRFSELRTMAQTAFSTCSATATTDQELIDCVVNQFTGGDLTGQNVVDLATLFNLFWIDPVVAEEEYPDVFQLMNRAYQNARPNFTVSELRRVLEVHQDIMSKVVPKYKSLASTGQVELIPVPYSHPLAPIIVDFGWSEDIEVHVNVSVQLFRDYFNYTPRGAWPAEQAVNSYVVEAFRNAGINWTITDESILAKTGVSTSDINNLGVPWYIDYPSGRIYVFFRNTELSNLLSFQYSNWDYSQAVEDLINRILAFRSQATGPRLVVIALDGENPWENYERFGTLFLNQLYLRISQLQSQGLVETVTPWEFVQRFPDTAKPLPLGSYQYLDLAGKDISNIPPVGFGDAYGDLPRRTVSARLPEGSWSGGELTTWIGDRQENVAWMWMAKARKEILEKLGFTSFKQLYDARPDIARYLLKAEASDWWWWYGGDGGGSPETFDPIFKAYLKAAYELADLQPPSYLNVKSYPDGRPIGSLNVDMPMPIETPIAIDGVLEGSWFTSLSRGAGLNITVGSTYVRNLYLLLDAEKLYLAFNVSQGVDPSKLSLAVYFTSSNTSLSPYNPGYNIYPRYTQVDLGMYLMREVLINLSSSTISVNKAGGSGSWIPAGNGALALGSSGGLTTVESSVDWNTLNIPRGEYTYLVVVVYYNGEAAEWSSRLGLTHQLQVPVKAVTGNVVFEMDDPVGDDDGPGGYTYPSNPVFAPGVFDLTKFQVVDAGDKVVFTITFRNLGGNPWGGPNGWSMQQVHVYIHTTLSGGRTDTYGLNVNIAGKHAWHMALLVAPGWGSDAVPLGEKTGIYYYDKELPTAQGGEFKAYADTGNNRIIVEVPKTMLYDVENIDKWIYVVAVTSHDGYAPSKIRSFTVGGGEWAVGVPSDYALAVLNGVLPYVLDLLASTKEQQYGMLKSYDIESKTLAVLEGVGAYTTPPETTTPTTTTTTPVTTTTTETTTPATTTPPPETTTTPTTPVAQQAEFPWMIGVVVVAVVLVGAMLLLFMRKRRA, from the coding sequence ATGTATAGGCAACTATTCACTATCATATTACTCTCCTTGGTAATAGTCGGTTTCGCAGTAATTCCGCCCAGGGTTGAATCAGCTGAATCAAAAATATATGTAGCATTCGTCTGGCACTACCACCAGCCGTGGTACTATAGCGTTGATGAATCGTATTTCACGCTACCATGGGTTAGAATGCACAGCGTTGGAAACTATTATAAAATGGCATACATCCTCAGCAAATACCCTGATGTGAAAGGAACCTTCACGTTCTCAGGCTCCCTCCTCGAGATGCTTGTGGATTATGTCGAGAACGGTAAGATGGATGTTAGACAGATAATTTCATGGAAGATCGTGAACGGGACCGTTAACAAGACCGAGGTATTCTCTGCTCTAAGGACTCCCGGAGGCTTCTTCGATATTAATTGGAACAGGATTGTCAACGTTATCCCGAGGTTTAGCGAGCTGCGGACCATGGCTCAGACGGCTTTCTCGACATGCTCGGCTACAGCGACGACGGATCAGGAGTTGATTGATTGCGTTGTAAACCAGTTTACTGGTGGAGACCTCACTGGACAGAACGTCGTAGACCTAGCCACACTGTTCAACTTGTTCTGGATTGACCCGGTTGTAGCCGAAGAAGAGTACCCCGACGTATTTCAATTAATGAACAGGGCTTACCAGAACGCGAGACCGAACTTCACGGTGAGCGAGTTAAGAAGGGTTCTCGAGGTACACCAGGATATAATGTCCAAGGTTGTTCCCAAGTACAAGTCCCTAGCCTCAACGGGGCAGGTTGAGTTAATCCCCGTCCCCTATAGTCATCCATTAGCCCCGATAATCGTTGACTTCGGGTGGTCTGAGGATATTGAGGTGCATGTAAACGTTAGCGTTCAATTATTCAGGGACTACTTCAATTATACTCCAAGGGGGGCTTGGCCTGCCGAGCAAGCAGTAAACTCCTATGTTGTCGAGGCCTTCAGGAACGCGGGAATAAACTGGACGATCACGGATGAATCAATACTCGCCAAGACCGGTGTATCCACCAGCGACATAAACAACCTGGGGGTTCCATGGTACATAGACTATCCATCAGGAAGGATATACGTCTTCTTCAGAAACACTGAGCTGAGCAACCTCCTAAGCTTCCAGTACAGTAACTGGGACTATTCCCAAGCCGTGGAGGACTTGATAAACAGGATCCTGGCTTTCAGAAGCCAAGCAACTGGTCCACGGCTCGTAGTGATAGCTCTCGACGGTGAAAACCCCTGGGAGAATTATGAAAGGTTTGGAACCCTCTTCTTAAACCAGCTTTACCTGAGGATAAGCCAGCTCCAGAGCCAGGGGTTAGTAGAGACCGTGACCCCGTGGGAGTTCGTTCAGAGATTCCCTGATACGGCTAAGCCCCTGCCGCTCGGCAGCTACCAGTATCTCGACCTTGCGGGCAAGGATATTTCCAACATTCCCCCAGTAGGCTTCGGCGACGCCTATGGTGATCTCCCGAGGAGGACCGTTTCGGCGAGGTTGCCGGAGGGTTCTTGGTCCGGCGGGGAGTTAACCACGTGGATCGGTGATAGACAGGAGAATGTTGCATGGATGTGGATGGCTAAGGCTAGGAAGGAGATTCTCGAGAAACTAGGCTTCACGAGCTTCAAACAGCTATATGATGCAAGACCCGATATAGCAAGGTATTTGTTGAAAGCGGAGGCGAGCGACTGGTGGTGGTGGTACGGCGGCGACGGGGGAGGCTCCCCGGAGACGTTCGACCCCATCTTTAAAGCTTATTTAAAAGCGGCATACGAGCTCGCGGACCTGCAGCCTCCATCATACCTCAACGTTAAATCGTACCCCGATGGGAGACCCATTGGCTCGTTAAACGTTGACATGCCTATGCCGATTGAAACGCCAATCGCGATTGACGGGGTTCTCGAGGGCTCATGGTTCACGAGCCTATCCCGCGGAGCAGGCTTGAACATTACAGTCGGTTCAACTTACGTTAGGAACTTGTATCTACTGTTAGACGCCGAGAAGCTTTATCTTGCATTTAATGTTTCACAAGGAGTTGATCCCAGCAAGTTATCGCTTGCAGTCTACTTCACATCTTCCAATACTTCGCTGTCGCCTTACAACCCAGGGTACAACATCTACCCAAGGTACACGCAGGTTGACCTCGGCATGTACTTGATGAGGGAGGTGTTGATCAACTTATCCAGTTCAACAATAAGCGTTAACAAAGCCGGCGGAAGCGGATCGTGGATACCCGCTGGTAACGGAGCACTAGCCTTGGGCTCGTCTGGCGGTTTGACAACGGTTGAATCATCCGTGGACTGGAACACTTTGAACATCCCCAGGGGAGAGTACACGTACCTCGTCGTAGTTGTATACTATAACGGTGAGGCCGCGGAATGGTCTTCCAGGCTGGGGCTAACCCACCAGCTTCAAGTCCCGGTGAAGGCGGTAACGGGCAACGTAGTGTTCGAGATGGATGACCCCGTGGGCGACGACGACGGACCCGGAGGGTACACGTACCCGTCGAATCCCGTGTTCGCTCCAGGAGTGTTCGACTTGACCAAATTCCAGGTCGTCGACGCAGGGGATAAAGTGGTTTTCACGATAACGTTCAGAAACCTGGGAGGAAACCCGTGGGGTGGTCCCAACGGATGGAGCATGCAACAGGTACACGTTTACATCCACACAACTCTCTCGGGAGGCAGGACAGACACTTACGGTCTCAACGTCAATATTGCCGGCAAACACGCATGGCACATGGCCCTACTGGTGGCCCCTGGATGGGGGTCCGACGCGGTTCCATTAGGGGAGAAGACGGGGATCTACTACTATGATAAGGAGCTCCCCACTGCGCAGGGAGGGGAGTTCAAAGCCTATGCTGATACAGGCAACAACAGGATTATCGTCGAAGTCCCGAAGACCATGCTATACGATGTTGAGAACATCGATAAGTGGATCTATGTAGTAGCAGTAACAAGCCACGATGGCTACGCTCCCTCGAAGATAAGATCCTTCACGGTTGGAGGAGGTGAGTGGGCTGTAGGAGTTCCCTCGGACTACGCTCTCGCAGTCCTCAATGGAGTCCTCCCATACGTCCTAGACCTCTTGGCATCAACGAAGGAGCAACAATACGGCATGTTGAAGAGCTACGACATCGAGTCCAAGACTCTCGCGGTCTTAGAGGGAGTGGGAGCCTACACTACCCCGCCCGAGACCACGACTCCGACTACAACTACGACTACGCCGGTGACAACTACTACGACTGAGACGACCACGCCGGCAACTACGACGCCACCCCCGGAGACTACTACCACGCCCACGACGCCTGTTGCTCAGCAGGCAGAATTCCCCTGGATGATCGGCGTTGTCGTAGTGGCAGTAGTGTTGGTTGGAGCGATGCTCTTATTGTTCATGAGGAAGAGGAGGGCTTGA
- a CDS encoding ABC transporter ATP-binding protein has translation MARVKLEKVVKRYGRVVAVDHVDLNIVDGEFFSLLGPSGCGKTTTLRLIAGLEFPDEGFIYIDDKVVNNVHPKDRDVAMVFQNYALYPHMTVFENIAFPLESRRKALGLSKEEIRKRVLETARFLGIEELLERYPSQLSGGQQQRVALARALVRKPKVWLLDEPLSNLDAKLRVLMRGELKRLQKQLGITTIYVTHDQVEAMSMADRIAVMNKGRVAQVGSPDELYARPADTFVATFIGSPPMNLIQCSIVEKTPVEYVVPPAYEGGILGSGRVETRVVLECREGLSIPLDPSIGSKLVGEGELEVYLGVRPEDTIVSKDAREGLGVLKSRIEVVEPLGSETILDIKVGDDLLKIKQPAGISFQPGEEVFLEFNLRKALLFSRKTGRLLS, from the coding sequence TTGGCTAGGGTTAAGCTTGAGAAAGTCGTCAAGAGATATGGGAGAGTAGTGGCGGTAGACCACGTTGATCTAAACATCGTGGATGGGGAGTTCTTCTCGCTCCTCGGCCCCTCCGGTTGCGGGAAGACCACGACTCTAAGGTTGATCGCAGGCCTCGAGTTCCCCGATGAAGGGTTCATATACATAGATGATAAAGTGGTTAACAATGTACACCCGAAGGATAGAGATGTTGCGATGGTGTTCCAGAACTACGCGTTATATCCTCACATGACTGTTTTCGAGAACATAGCTTTCCCGCTGGAATCGCGCAGGAAAGCCCTCGGGCTGTCCAAGGAGGAGATAAGAAAGAGGGTTTTAGAAACAGCTAGGTTTCTCGGGATTGAAGAACTGCTGGAGAGATATCCCTCGCAGCTCAGCGGTGGGCAACAGCAGAGGGTTGCCCTTGCAAGGGCCCTTGTCAGGAAGCCAAAGGTGTGGTTGCTCGACGAGCCGCTGAGTAATCTTGACGCGAAGCTAAGGGTTCTGATGAGGGGAGAGCTGAAGAGGCTTCAAAAACAACTGGGGATAACGACCATCTACGTTACCCACGATCAAGTTGAAGCCATGAGCATGGCTGATAGAATAGCAGTAATGAACAAGGGTAGGGTTGCCCAAGTCGGCTCTCCAGACGAGCTCTACGCTCGCCCCGCGGATACTTTCGTGGCCACGTTCATCGGCTCTCCCCCTATGAATTTAATTCAATGCTCAATCGTCGAGAAAACACCTGTCGAATACGTTGTTCCGCCGGCCTATGAAGGCGGGATCCTTGGAAGCGGCAGGGTTGAAACCAGGGTCGTCTTGGAGTGCCGCGAGGGCCTATCCATCCCTCTGGATCCCTCAATAGGTTCGAAGCTAGTGGGAGAGGGAGAGTTGGAAGTATATCTTGGAGTTAGGCCGGAGGATACTATTGTTTCAAAGGATGCGAGGGAAGGGCTGGGCGTGTTGAAGAGCAGGATTGAAGTAGTTGAACCCCTGGGCTCGGAGACCATCCTGGACATTAAAGTCGGCGATGATTTATTAAAGATCAAACAACCCGCGGGCATCTCCTTCCAGCCTGGGGAAGAAGTATTCTTGGAGTTTAATCTCAGAAAAGCCTTGCTATTCAGTAGGAAAACCGGGAGGCTCTTATCCTAA
- a CDS encoding sugar ABC transporter permease → MSVKKILYPSRVGLALALASIILYVFFSIWPLFFSIGIAFTNASEENLLPNPDVMREIDNTLACINVITSQEDVAGRAERVVDEVAGTLSRLRDEMVSFKTAVEESEDHTIDPNVMLNASAVYVTVQRLRLIPDSVQRVFNCTELGFQPTRPLISSEALRDLSIIYDSVSLLSSQYLIMSKNELLSRIDSVLNSIQVTEVYFEEMSSDFQGYFAKLSESLVGDRERLTMKFIGLQNFEKLFADPRFIYSLFKTGVFVATSVPLKLLVGIALAFLYSSPYVMGRKIVRGLILAPWAIPILLSGLTWRFLFNPNGQLGRLLGLQIYSFEWDAFLVYNLFEAWLAYPFIMTVTMGALSGVSKDLVEASYIDGASVFTRLRRVVLPLISRPLMFATILTTGASLQAFMVPLLLNGGGPTRPITVPGLGTRSGNVNEFLILFGYNRVSIDKDYGYAAATYLVIVLILLVYVTIWFVSSRKLRGGR, encoded by the coding sequence ATGAGCGTGAAGAAGATTTTATACCCGTCAAGGGTGGGGCTAGCTCTTGCTTTAGCAAGCATAATTCTCTACGTGTTCTTCAGCATTTGGCCTCTCTTTTTCTCAATAGGCATTGCCTTCACCAACGCTTCCGAGGAGAACCTGCTGCCAAACCCAGACGTTATGAGGGAAATAGATAACACGCTGGCATGCATCAACGTGATCACTTCTCAAGAAGATGTCGCTGGAAGGGCGGAGAGAGTGGTCGACGAAGTCGCTGGAACACTGAGTAGGCTGAGAGATGAAATGGTTTCTTTTAAAACCGCTGTCGAAGAGTCAGAAGATCACACTATAGATCCCAACGTGATGCTTAATGCAAGCGCAGTGTACGTTACAGTGCAGAGGCTGAGGCTTATTCCCGACTCTGTGCAGAGAGTTTTCAACTGCACGGAGCTGGGCTTTCAGCCGACGAGACCGCTCATCTCGTCGGAAGCGCTGAGAGACCTCAGCATAATTTACGACTCCGTATCGCTCCTATCCTCCCAGTACTTGATCATGAGCAAGAATGAACTACTGAGCCGGATAGACAGCGTGTTGAACTCCATACAGGTCACCGAGGTGTATTTCGAGGAGATGAGTAGCGACTTCCAAGGATACTTTGCAAAGCTGTCCGAGAGCCTTGTAGGAGACAGGGAGAGGTTGACGATGAAGTTTATTGGCTTGCAGAATTTCGAGAAACTCTTCGCAGACCCCAGGTTCATCTACTCGTTGTTCAAGACGGGGGTGTTTGTAGCCACCAGCGTCCCCCTCAAGCTACTCGTTGGAATAGCCTTGGCATTCCTTTACTCATCACCCTATGTAATGGGCCGTAAGATAGTAAGGGGGTTGATACTTGCGCCGTGGGCTATACCAATCCTCCTCTCGGGCTTAACGTGGAGGTTTCTGTTCAACCCCAACGGGCAACTCGGGAGGTTGCTCGGCTTGCAAATATATAGTTTCGAATGGGATGCCTTCCTCGTGTACAACTTGTTCGAAGCATGGCTCGCCTACCCGTTCATAATGACGGTTACAATGGGGGCTTTATCAGGGGTTTCAAAAGACCTCGTCGAAGCATCATACATAGATGGGGCTTCAGTGTTCACCAGGCTGAGGCGGGTGGTCCTGCCTCTCATCTCGAGGCCCTTAATGTTCGCCACCATTTTGACGACGGGCGCTTCGCTTCAAGCATTCATGGTCCCACTACTCCTGAATGGAGGCGGCCCAACAAGGCCCATCACTGTTCCAGGCTTGGGGACAAGGTCTGGAAACGTCAACGAGTTCCTCATACTCTTCGGCTACAACAGAGTATCCATCGATAAGGACTACGGGTATGCCGCGGCCACCTACCTCGTCATAGTGTTGATCCTGCTCGTATACGTCACCATATGGTTCGTGTCGTCGAGGAAGCTACGAGGTGGTAGGTGA
- a CDS encoding ABC transporter permease subunit, producing the protein MPFSLGRTVLKIFGTVMGFTVLFAMLYPILFIILQSITPERGVILTSLAQVFEYGISLENYLKAFQDPNFYTAFVNSAVISFLTIVISVLVITPAAYSFSRFKFFGKDTLLYVYLILSQVGGGFGIIAVIALFMFLVMLNSWGIPIFNMWVLPFIYASGAVPFQTWLIKTYFDSLPKELDEAAFIDGASWSQIVFKIVLPASRSAMIIITLFSFMSAWGEFFIANLLRIQTLGAYIFQTAIGPRGEQAPSLFAALALIYAIPVITVYIFAQRYIGEAYRMGAVKG; encoded by the coding sequence ATGCCCTTCAGCCTCGGTAGGACAGTTTTGAAGATATTCGGGACGGTGATGGGGTTCACCGTTCTCTTCGCAATGCTGTATCCAATACTATTCATTATTCTCCAGTCCATCACGCCCGAGAGAGGAGTCATTCTGACAAGCCTAGCCCAGGTCTTCGAGTACGGAATATCTCTTGAAAACTATCTCAAGGCTTTCCAAGACCCCAACTTCTACACCGCATTCGTGAACAGCGCCGTGATATCTTTCCTCACCATTGTAATATCGGTGCTAGTGATAACGCCCGCGGCCTACAGCTTCTCCCGCTTCAAATTCTTCGGAAAAGACACTCTACTGTATGTTTACCTGATACTGAGCCAGGTGGGAGGCGGTTTCGGGATCATAGCTGTAATAGCCTTGTTCATGTTCCTAGTTATGCTGAACTCATGGGGTATACCAATATTCAACATGTGGGTCCTACCCTTCATATACGCCTCGGGAGCAGTTCCATTCCAGACCTGGCTGATAAAAACATACTTCGACAGCCTCCCGAAGGAGCTGGACGAGGCTGCCTTCATAGATGGAGCAAGCTGGAGTCAAATAGTCTTCAAGATAGTTCTACCGGCATCTAGAAGCGCCATGATCATAATAACACTGTTCTCGTTCATGAGTGCTTGGGGAGAGTTCTTCATAGCAAACCTCTTGAGGATACAAACGCTCGGAGCATACATATTTCAAACCGCAATAGGACCTAGGGGCGAGCAGGCTCCCTCGCTATTCGCCGCACTAGCCCTGATTTACGCGATACCGGTTATAACCGTGTACATATTTGCCCAGAGATACATTGGGGAAGCGTACAGGATGGGGGCCGTTAAAGGATAA
- a CDS encoding mRNA surveillance protein pelota: protein MKIVEEDLKKGWVKILVEDEDDLWILYNLLDTGDIVYGRTTREVKPGEGGSSRRVAMNLGLRVEKLEFQEFSDRLRIRGVVVDGPEEFGVKGHYHTINVSPGDVLSIFKEKWSENRLETIRRSSVKRKRIMLVNIDYDEACIAVLTEQGVLQLGESYGRLPGKIYAGNYEAMLNNYIDDVLRQVLDYLSREKMDAVIVSGPGDVKNVLASAIRSRRTDVPVHVDSTSIGGCSGLSELLRRDVVKKVVSELSIVRAREVFEVFKRLVVEQPDRVAYGVDEVYCASLMNAVEKLVVVSDLIKSSDESVRTRVFEILERCYASRSDVWMISGRSDIGVEVAGFGGVIALLRYALQDKTC from the coding sequence TTGAAAATAGTTGAGGAGGACTTGAAGAAGGGATGGGTCAAGATACTCGTGGAGGATGAAGACGACCTGTGGATACTGTACAACCTGCTCGACACAGGGGATATCGTTTACGGTAGAACCACCCGCGAGGTGAAACCAGGTGAGGGAGGCTCCAGCAGGAGGGTGGCGATGAACCTGGGTTTAAGGGTTGAGAAGCTCGAGTTCCAGGAATTCTCCGACAGGCTGAGGATACGAGGAGTCGTGGTCGACGGGCCGGAGGAGTTTGGGGTTAAGGGGCATTACCACACAATCAATGTATCCCCCGGGGACGTATTATCGATTTTCAAAGAAAAATGGTCTGAAAACCGGCTTGAGACGATTAGGAGGAGCTCCGTGAAGAGGAAGAGAATCATGCTAGTCAACATCGACTACGATGAAGCATGTATAGCGGTGCTCACCGAGCAAGGGGTTCTTCAGCTGGGAGAGTCTTACGGGAGGTTGCCCGGGAAGATTTATGCTGGAAACTATGAGGCCATGTTGAACAACTATATTGACGATGTTTTAAGGCAAGTCCTCGACTACCTGTCTAGGGAGAAGATGGATGCCGTTATCGTCAGCGGCCCCGGCGATGTTAAAAACGTCCTCGCCAGCGCGATCAGATCCAGGAGAACCGATGTACCCGTTCACGTTGACTCCACGTCAATAGGAGGGTGTAGCGGGCTGAGCGAGCTCCTCCGCAGGGATGTTGTCAAGAAGGTTGTTTCAGAACTCTCTATAGTAAGGGCTAGGGAGGTTTTCGAGGTTTTCAAGAGGCTCGTCGTTGAACAACCGGATAGGGTTGCATACGGGGTTGACGAAGTTTACTGTGCTTCACTGATGAACGCCGTGGAGAAACTGGTCGTAGTCTCCGACTTAATTAAAAGCAGTGATGAATCGGTTAGGACTAGGGTCTTCGAAATACTGGAGAGATGTTATGCGTCTAGGAGCGATGTTTGGATGATATCTGGGAGGAGCGATATTGGGGTTGAAGTAGCCGGCTTCGGAGGCGTTATCGCCCTCTTAAGATATGCTCTACAGGACAAGACATGCTAG
- a CDS encoding M50 family metallopeptidase — translation MDTLTIGLIIILIAWLVINAVFRVVKNHRAVKGLELKYGVLLILKGRLAPRPGKWFRKLNYVFTGLFIASLGLFLYFSITTVASRIWSNAPGAVLLIPGVNVRGLDVVYFVIAVSIAAITHEYFHGKTAVSNDVEVKSFGFMIALILPLAFVEVSEEKFKSSALKAKSSILAAGVAVNLLIGLAFFSLILLLSTPALYVVNVEANSIADSVGISSGDVLLSVNGTKLAGFNDLRSVLSASVEGVLEFKVLKPSGEVVLKHVYKNASPIKLGVEIAETRVAAEGLTGFLGYQAGMMLLKLLSWIYLVNFNLALINAAPLFITDGGRIIYEVLGDKLGLILNSMGTLLLVLMIAPLPF, via the coding sequence ATGGATACGTTAACAATAGGTCTCATAATCATTCTAATCGCCTGGCTCGTAATTAACGCGGTATTCAGGGTTGTTAAAAACCATCGTGCCGTGAAGGGGCTTGAGCTCAAATACGGCGTCCTACTTATCTTGAAGGGGAGGTTAGCCCCGAGGCCTGGTAAATGGTTTAGAAAACTAAACTACGTCTTCACCGGCTTGTTCATTGCTTCGCTAGGGCTCTTCCTATACTTCTCAATCACCACGGTGGCTTCGAGAATTTGGAGCAATGCCCCCGGGGCCGTGCTGCTCATCCCAGGGGTCAACGTGAGGGGTTTGGACGTGGTATACTTCGTAATAGCGGTGAGCATTGCAGCGATCACTCATGAATACTTCCACGGTAAGACGGCGGTGAGCAACGATGTCGAGGTCAAATCGTTCGGATTCATGATTGCTTTAATCCTACCCCTGGCTTTCGTAGAGGTCTCGGAGGAGAAGTTCAAGTCATCCGCCCTGAAGGCCAAGTCCAGTATTCTAGCGGCGGGAGTCGCAGTCAACCTTTTAATAGGTTTAGCGTTCTTCTCGCTCATCCTACTACTCTCGACCCCAGCACTCTACGTAGTTAACGTGGAGGCTAACAGCATCGCGGACTCGGTTGGAATTTCCAGCGGGGATGTATTATTATCCGTGAACGGGACGAAGCTAGCGGGCTTCAATGACTTGAGGAGCGTTCTCTCCGCAAGCGTGGAAGGAGTGCTCGAGTTCAAGGTTCTGAAACCGAGCGGTGAGGTAGTGTTGAAGCATGTTTACAAGAACGCATCCCCCATCAAGCTCGGCGTCGAAATAGCGGAGACCAGAGTAGCGGCTGAAGGTTTGACCGGGTTCCTCGGGTATCAAGCAGGCATGATGTTGCTGAAGCTGCTTTCATGGATATACTTAGTAAACTTTAACCTTGCCCTGATTAACGCGGCGCCGCTTTTCATAACAGACGGAGGCAGGATAATCTACGAGGTGCTGGGGGACAAGCTCGGACTAATATTGAACTCGATGGGCACACTACTTCTCGTTTTAATGATAGCTCCCCTCCCCTTCTAG